In the genome of Streptomyces lydicus, the window GATGTTGATCAGCTTGCTCGCGCCCTTGCGCATCAGCTTCAGCACATGGGTGCTCAGGCTCTCGATGCCGGGCTGGATACGGAGGATGCCGGCCCGGCTCAGGGTCGCGAGCTGCTCCCGGGTGAGATTCGCCTTTGCCTCGAAGAAGAGGTTCACGTCCCAGTGTGCTTCGGCCAGTTGGGCGCAGAGTGACGAGAAGTACCCCATGTCGAGGATGTTGTCCACGGTGTCGACGTGCACCACCGGGTAGTCGCGCAGCAGCGCGGTGAGCTCCGTGAACGCGCGGGAGCCGGACTTGGACCGGTACGCCATGCCGAGCGCGTTCAGACCGCAGAAAGTGCAGTGGTGTTTCTGGCCCCACCAGCAGCCCCGGGAGAATTCCACCGGCAGCTGTACGGGGGCCCGGCCCAGGAGTCGCGTACGGTCAAAGCGTTCCAGCCAGGTGAAATAGTCTCGGTAATCCGGCGTGGGAAGCTGGTCGAGGACCTGCGGGCGCTCGGCGTCGGCGGCCGGCGGCAGATGGGTGGCGGCGTACCGCAGAACACCGGGCAGCGGGGTGTCCGTACCGTCGGCGATGTTGTTCAACAACGCGGGGAACACGATGTCGCCCTCCCCCGCCACCACGTAGTCGAGCCAGGGAAGCTTCTTGGCGTACTCGACCCCCATGTCCCCGTCGAAGTTCGCGCCCCCGTAGACCAGCGTCACGCCGGGATGGAATTTCTTGATCATCTTCCCTAGCGCCAGCGACGCCGTGTTCTGCATGAACGTGGAGGTGAATCCGATGACGTCGTATTCCCCCCACACCGGCTTGGCCGCACATGCGGCGATCCAGTCCGGCAGCGTCCGGCGGCGCATCTCGGTGAGGTCGTCGAGCCCCTTCCCGGTCAGCTCGTCCCAGATGGACTTCACCTCCGGATACTCTCCGAAGTACTGGTCGTCAGTGGTGACTTCGCCGAACGCGACATAGGAGAAGAGCCGCTCCCCCATCAAGTGCAGCCGCTCCGAGGCGATGTTGGCGATCGCGTCATATGCCTTGCTGCCGAAGAAGGAAGCGAACTCGATGTTGAGGTAGTGGCTGTCGCACTCGTGCCCGGCCCTCCTGGCGATGGACTGCAGCAGTCCGCACTGGATGGACGGCGCGTGGATGCGCGCCCAGGGCATGTTCACCAGCGCGATGCGCAGACACCTGCTGGGCGGCGGCGAACCGGACTCTGCGTCGTCCTGCTCCGTACGCACGGCCAGGGGCAGGCGTATGAGGCTCATCGGATCCCCCTCGGGTGTGGGCACATCGGTCACTCGAAGTCGTCGTGGCCCAGTCGGCTCGCGCGCCGGGCCTGTACGAGGATCGACAGCGCGGCGAGGACGGTGAACCCGAGACCGGCGGCGACCTCCAGCCCGAGGTCGCCGAGCCAGGGCCGTCCGGCCATCCCCGCGCGGACGGCGTCCAGTCCGTGACGGCCCGGCAGCACTTGGCCGATCGCGTCCACCCACGCCACGCGGCCGGGCGGGACGATCGCACCGCTGCACAGCATGACCAGATAGGACAGGACGTTCGGCGCCACCACATCGGCCCGTTTGCCGACGGACATCGTGGCCCCGGCGAGCCCCAGCACACTGAGCGTGAGCGCGATGAGGGCATACACCCAGGCCCAGGGCAGCAGGTGGAGCGCGAAGTCCGTCATGCCGAGGAAGGGCGCCGCAATGGCCGCCTGGACGACGAGCAGCACCCAGCCCATGACGGGGTAGGGAAGCGCACGGGCGATCTGGGTGACCGTCGGGGACAGCACACCGGTCCGGACCCGCGCGAAGGTCGCGTACTGCTTGTCCAGGACGGGCACGGCGACGACACCATTGACGTTGGTGCCGCTCAACACCAGTACCAACGATCCGGCGAAGGCGTACTCCCGGTGTCCGGGACCGGCGAGGACACCCGCGAGGGTCGTGAAGAAGAGGATCTGGAGCACCCCGCGCGGCAGGGTCGCGCCGAGCAGACCGGCAGGCGTCTCCACCACGCGGTACTCCAGCCAGCCCATACGGACCGCCTCGGCCGCCCGCCAGAGCAGAAGGGCGCGGGCGGGAGCAGCATCGCCGCGCGCCGGGGCAGTGTCATGCGAGGTCAAGCGTCCCCTCCTTCCGGGACCACTCGACGGACCGGCGGTAGGCGAATCCCGCGACGGACAAGTAGACGAGTGTCAGCAGTGTCGCGACGCCCAGCGGGGCGATGGTGACGTCGCCGGTGGCCGCGCAGACCATGCAGTCCTTGATCCAGTGCAGGCTGATCAGATCGGGCACCCAGCGCAGCGGCTCGGGCAGCGCCTCCACGGGGATGAGCAGCCCGCCGAGGGCGAAGACCGGATACATCAACGCGTGCGACCAGACCAGCCCATTGCGGGTCACCAGGAACAGGCACGACACCAGTGCCCCCAGGGCGGTGCCGGAACACACCAGCACCACGAGCGACACGACGATCCACCCCGGGTGCGACACACGCAGCGGCAGTCCCAACGCCGTCGCCGTGACGCCGGTGCTGACAAGGATCGCCCCGACGCTGGTGACCGTGGCCCCCAGGCTCTTGCCCAGCAGCACCAGGTACGGCGACCACACTCCGGAGACACAGCGGGCGAGCGTGCCGTAGGTGCGCTCACGGCGCAGCACGCCTCCGCTCATCCACACCGTGGAGCCCCACAGCGCGGTCAGCGCCACGGCCACCACGAGCGCCGTCGCGTCGCCCGGGTCCGGGCGGCCGGTCTCCACCGCGGTGACCAGGAAAGCGGCGGGCAGCATGCCGGAGTTGACCAGCAGCAGCGGATTGCGCTGCATGGCCCGCTGCTCCATGCGCGCCGCGGTCAGGAACATCCACAGAGCGCCCCTCACCGCGGCCCACCGACCTGGCTGCCGTGCGCCAGGCGCGCGGCCACGTGCGAGTAGACGTCTTCGAGCCGCACGGGTTCGATACTGACGTCCAGGACGCTGACATGGGCCAGTGCCTGCTCCAGCAGGCCGAACGAGCCGACACTCCAGTCACGGACGTGCAGTTGGAGGGTCCATGCCCCGTCGGCCACCTCGACGCCGCCGACGGCGATGTCGGGTGACGACACGGCACCGTCGTCGGGCGGACTGCCGGTGCCCCGCACGGTCACCGTGGCGGTGTAGCCCGCCTGCCGGGCGAACTCCTCGACCGGCAGATCCGCCGCGAGCGTACCGTCCGCGAGGATGATCACCCGGCTGGCGAGCCGCTCGATGTCGAGCAGATAGTGGCTCGTGAGCAGGACGGACACCCCGGTGTCGCGCAACGCGGCGACGGTGTTGCGCAATCGTTCGGCCTCGACCGGGTCGAGGCCCACGGTCGGTTCGTCGAGCAGCAGCACGCGCGGCTCGGCGATCATGCCGATGGCGATGTGGAGCCGCTGACGCATCCCCTTGGAGTAGGTCTCCACGGCGCGGTCGGCCGCGCCGACCAGGCCGACCTGCTCCAGCGCGGCGTCCAGCTTCGCACTCAGGCCGCGCCGGCTCACTCCGGCGAGCATGGCGAAAAACCGGAGGTTGTCGCGGCCGCCCAGCTTGGCGTACAGGCCCCGGTCGCCGCCGAGTACCACGCCGGTCATACGGCGTACCGCGCGCAGATCGGTGGTGACATCGTGGCCGAAGATCCGAGCGGTGCCGGTCGTGGGCAGCAGCAGGGTGGCCAGGATCTTGGTGAGGGTGGTCTTGCCCGCGCCATTGCTGCCCAGCAGGCCCACGATCTCGCCGGCACCTACCTGGAAACTGACGTCCCGCAGCGCCACGATCTCGTGGCGACGGTCGGTGAAGGTGCGGCCGAGGTGTTCCACGGCGATCGCCGGCTCGTTCAACGTCGTTCCCCTCTCGCGTGCGCGTCCGCCGCGCCCTCGGCCACGGAGGCCCGCGCGGCGGCGAGCCGGGCCAGCGGGACCCGGGGCGCCGCGCACGAGACATGGTCGAAGCCCGCCTCGGCGAAGAACCGTACGGCCGCCGCATCGGCCGCCTGCTCACCGCAGACTCCGAGGGTGATGCCGGGGCGTACCGCTCGTGCCTGGTCCGCGACCTGGCGTGCCAAGGCCCCGACGACCTCCGTGTCCAACTGCGCGAAGGGGGATGTGGTGAGCAGCCCGATGTCCTGATAGGCGGGCAGCACATGCTGTTCCGCGTCATCGCGGGACAGCCCCCAGACCAGTGCGGTCAGATCGTTGGTGCCCAGGGACAGGGAGTCCGCCCGGCGGGCGATCGGCCCGGCCAGCAGCGCGGCCCGCGGAGTCTCGATCATGGCGC includes:
- a CDS encoding RiPP maturation radical SAM C-methyltransferase gives rise to the protein MSLIRLPLAVRTEQDDAESGSPPPSRCLRIALVNMPWARIHAPSIQCGLLQSIARRAGHECDSHYLNIEFASFFGSKAYDAIANIASERLHLMGERLFSYVAFGEVTTDDQYFGEYPEVKSIWDELTGKGLDDLTEMRRRTLPDWIAACAAKPVWGEYDVIGFTSTFMQNTASLALGKMIKKFHPGVTLVYGGANFDGDMGVEYAKKLPWLDYVVAGEGDIVFPALLNNIADGTDTPLPGVLRYAATHLPPAADAERPQVLDQLPTPDYRDYFTWLERFDRTRLLGRAPVQLPVEFSRGCWWGQKHHCTFCGLNALGMAYRSKSGSRAFTELTALLRDYPVVHVDTVDNILDMGYFSSLCAQLAEAHWDVNLFFEAKANLTREQLATLSRAGILRIQPGIESLSTHVLKLMRKGASKLINIRFLKWAAYYKIDVSWNILAGFPGETEEDYAEQLRLLPLLHHLQPPGGCGRIWLERFSPYFTDPSFPISEVRPRASYGHVYPDSLDHEKIAYFFDYEVSGTCSHETVAALNAAVSVWQTRFSEARPSLVYQRLPGKLTLIDRRTDQPKRAVLAGWKAEAYESCGDAPRGAAAVSRQLAAGDMSVSEDEVAAFLEQCCRAGVMVSDDGKYLGLALPENPGW
- a CDS encoding ABC transporter permease, with product MTSHDTAPARGDAAPARALLLWRAAEAVRMGWLEYRVVETPAGLLGATLPRGVLQILFFTTLAGVLAGPGHREYAFAGSLVLVLSGTNVNGVVAVPVLDKQYATFARVRTGVLSPTVTQIARALPYPVMGWVLLVVQAAIAAPFLGMTDFALHLLPWAWVYALIALTLSVLGLAGATMSVGKRADVVAPNVLSYLVMLCSGAIVPPGRVAWVDAIGQVLPGRHGLDAVRAGMAGRPWLGDLGLEVAAGLGFTVLAALSILVQARRASRLGHDDFE
- a CDS encoding ABC transporter permease; translated protein: MFLTAARMEQRAMQRNPLLLVNSGMLPAAFLVTAVETGRPDPGDATALVVAVALTALWGSTVWMSGGVLRRERTYGTLARCVSGVWSPYLVLLGKSLGATVTSVGAILVSTGVTATALGLPLRVSHPGWIVVSLVVLVCSGTALGALVSCLFLVTRNGLVWSHALMYPVFALGGLLIPVEALPEPLRWVPDLISLHWIKDCMVCAATGDVTIAPLGVATLLTLVYLSVAGFAYRRSVEWSRKEGTLDLA
- a CDS encoding ABC transporter ATP-binding protein; this translates as MNEPAIAVEHLGRTFTDRRHEIVALRDVSFQVGAGEIVGLLGSNGAGKTTLTKILATLLLPTTGTARIFGHDVTTDLRAVRRMTGVVLGGDRGLYAKLGGRDNLRFFAMLAGVSRRGLSAKLDAALEQVGLVGAADRAVETYSKGMRQRLHIAIGMIAEPRVLLLDEPTVGLDPVEAERLRNTVAALRDTGVSVLLTSHYLLDIERLASRVIILADGTLAADLPVEEFARQAGYTATVTVRGTGSPPDDGAVSSPDIAVGGVEVADGAWTLQLHVRDWSVGSFGLLEQALAHVSVLDVSIEPVRLEDVYSHVAARLAHGSQVGGPR